Below is a genomic region from Parageobacillus toebii NBRC 107807.
AACTCCTCCATTTTTCATTCCGTTCTCCCGCAATGCACATATAGTAATATAGATTATTCACTAATAAGGGGGAACACCACCATGTTTTATGCCTCATTTCCCTTATCCTATCCGATAAGTCCGATAAGGCAGTATCCGCCTGTTAATCCAACTTTTGTATAAAGTCTCCATTGAGATGATTTGTTATGTGCATACTGAAAAAATATTATAGTTGACATAAAAAACATTGTTCGGTACGATTTTGTTAACCGATAAATAAAAGGGGGTTTACATATGAAAGAAACACGCCCAAAATGGCGAGCTATTGACTTAACATTAGTCGGCATGTTTGCAGCATTAATGGCAATTGGAGCAAATATTACGTCGTGGGCGCCATTTCTAGTTATCGGCGGTGTTCCGATTACATTACAAACGTTTTTTTGCGTGCTTGCTGGCGCAATTTTAGGGCGAAGATTGGGAGCAGTAGCAATGATTGTTTATATGCTCATTGGGCTATTCGGCGCTCCTGTGTTTGCACAGTTTGGCGGAGGATTTGGCAGCGTTGCCAGACCAACGTTTGGATTTATTATATCGTTCATTTTTGCTGCTTATGTAACAGGATGGATGATTGAACGGGGAAACGGAAATCCGTCCGTTGTTCGATTTATCACTGCTACGCTCGCTGGTATGGCCATTAACTATCTGATCGGCACCAACTGGATGTATATCGCTTATAAATTTTGGGCGGAAGCGCCTAAAGGATTTTCCTATGCTTTGGCATGGAGTTGGATGATCGTCCCGCTTCCAAAAGACATTATTTTATCCGTGATCGCTGGCATCC
It encodes:
- a CDS encoding biotin transporter BioY yields the protein MKETRPKWRAIDLTLVGMFAALMAIGANITSWAPFLVIGGVPITLQTFFCVLAGAILGRRLGAVAMIVYMLIGLFGAPVFAQFGGGFGSVARPTFGFIISFIFAAYVTGWMIERGNGNPSVVRFITATLAGMAINYLIGTNWMYIAYKFWAEAPKGFSYALAWSWMIVPLPKDIILSVIAGILSPRIYMSVRKSASYHQRVA